The Streptomyces achromogenes genome window below encodes:
- a CDS encoding response regulator, which yields MVQKAKILLVDDRPENLLALEAILSALDQTLVRASSGEEALKALLTDDFAVILLDVQMPGMDGFETAAHIKRRERTRDIPIIFLTAINHGPHHTFRGYAAGAVDYISKPFDPWVLRAKVSVFVELYMKNCQLREQAALLRLQLEGGGGKAATGGAKEAAGLLAELSARLAAVEEQAEALSKQLDDESADAAAVATAAHLERKLTGLRRALDALEPGAGSGTASVSSQN from the coding sequence ATGGTGCAGAAGGCCAAGATCCTCCTGGTCGATGACCGGCCGGAGAATCTGCTGGCGCTGGAGGCGATCCTCTCGGCGCTCGATCAGACGCTGGTGCGGGCATCGTCCGGGGAAGAGGCGCTCAAGGCACTGCTGACGGACGACTTCGCTGTCATTCTGCTGGACGTCCAGATGCCGGGAATGGACGGCTTCGAGACGGCCGCGCACATCAAGCGGCGGGAGCGGACCCGGGACATCCCGATCATCTTCCTCACCGCGATCAACCACGGGCCGCACCACACCTTCCGCGGTTACGCGGCGGGCGCGGTGGACTACATCTCCAAGCCGTTCGACCCGTGGGTGCTGCGTGCGAAGGTCTCGGTGTTCGTCGAGCTGTACATGAAGAACTGTCAGCTCCGTGAGCAGGCGGCGCTGTTGCGGTTGCAGTTGGAGGGCGGCGGCGGCAAGGCCGCCACGGGCGGCGCCAAGGAGGCGGCAGGACTGCTCGCCGAGCTCTCCGCGCGGCTCGCGGCCGTCGAGGAGCAGGCGGAGGCGCTGTCCAAGCAGCTCGACGACGAGTCGGCGGACGCGGCCGCAGTGGCCACGGCCGCTCATCTGGAGCGCAAACTCACAGGTCTGCGCCGGGCACTGGACGCCCTGGAGCCGGGCGCCGGCAGCGGTACGGCCTCCGTGTCGTCGCAGAACTGA
- a CDS encoding SpoIIE family protein phosphatase has translation MTTGLIPGGQTPDPRSSGTRPPHQRGDLTGRGALHVDDRPRSSVITARAAASFEPVGRSVATARAFVRDTLQGWGFADIVDDAVVLTSELVTNAVVHAGTHADVLCLRSDGGVRIEVADRYPEREIPLQGSPATMGSPDREGGRGLQLCAAIAARWGVEYTPTHKQVWFQLELPDRPVGTRAAGPSLPADLLPLADSRVRVAVVQIDRVGAVSAWNEDAEEMFGYPADQVTGKPLTDLAAWPHTPGTSTGIAEALQLSRWEGSYGIRGADGRVTPVYASHLRVRDTDGEPSTVCLLVRDHERAVLQTPSRVPSTDSATASDGQSTDPFEVFIGSPAPDDLDGLLQRTVERARDMLDGDSAFLLLATDDETELEVRASTGLPSARQRFARVPVEAGPGRYGSARMPAVHEDLLAVPGAVPLLNGTGMRSVVTVPLKVEGRLTGSLGVAAEAHGRYSNEEALRLQFAADRIALAVESARLGELERLRRGSLSFLVEASDLLAGTLDRDQTLALMAQMTVPTLATWCAVYTIADQASDPYLSYVLHEDEELIDGIKSLLSKIAPPDPVPTPGARVWAAPAAAAHDAALRSSMRSLGLTGGPTHQVASGIGPTLATASAVGGETVVLPLVARNRVIGMLTLGKPTDEHFRQEILELAEDLSRRAALALDNARLYSERTAISQALQRSLLPPETPKIDGVEVEVIYRAAGEGNEVGGDFYDVFPISEGVYGFAIGDVCGTGPNAAAVTGLARHALRLLAREGLSGPAVLERLNSAILDEGARSRFLTLLYGEMRPHEDGSAELKVVCAGHPLPLRLRQDGTVEPAAEPQPLLGVMEDLELYEQTVTLDPGDVLLCVTDGVTERREGTRMLGDDGLADVLTTCTGLTAGAVAARIMRAVERFASDAPSDDMAILAMRVA, from the coding sequence ATGACCACCGGACTGATCCCGGGGGGACAGACCCCGGACCCCCGGTCCTCAGGCACGCGTCCGCCCCATCAGCGAGGCGACCTGACCGGCCGGGGAGCCCTGCACGTCGACGACCGGCCGAGGAGTTCTGTGATCACCGCGCGCGCGGCTGCCAGCTTCGAGCCCGTGGGGCGATCCGTGGCGACCGCCCGCGCCTTCGTTCGCGACACCCTCCAGGGGTGGGGCTTCGCCGACATCGTCGACGACGCGGTGGTCCTCACCAGCGAACTGGTGACCAACGCCGTCGTCCACGCCGGCACCCACGCCGACGTCCTGTGTCTGCGCAGCGACGGCGGGGTCCGCATCGAGGTGGCCGACCGGTATCCGGAGCGCGAGATCCCCCTCCAGGGCTCCCCAGCGACCATGGGCAGTCCCGACCGCGAGGGCGGCCGCGGCCTCCAGCTGTGCGCGGCCATCGCCGCCCGCTGGGGCGTCGAGTACACCCCCACCCACAAACAGGTCTGGTTCCAACTCGAGCTCCCCGACCGTCCGGTGGGCACCCGCGCCGCCGGCCCGTCGCTCCCCGCCGACCTCCTGCCCCTCGCCGACAGCCGGGTACGCGTCGCCGTCGTCCAGATCGACCGCGTGGGAGCCGTCTCCGCCTGGAACGAGGACGCCGAGGAAATGTTCGGCTACCCCGCCGACCAGGTCACCGGCAAGCCCCTCACCGACCTCGCCGCCTGGCCGCACACCCCCGGCACCAGCACCGGCATCGCCGAGGCGCTCCAGCTCTCCCGCTGGGAGGGCAGTTACGGCATCCGGGGCGCGGACGGCCGGGTCACCCCGGTCTACGCCTCCCACCTCCGCGTGCGTGACACCGACGGCGAGCCCTCCACGGTCTGCCTGCTCGTCCGCGACCACGAACGCGCCGTCCTGCAGACACCCTCGCGCGTCCCGTCCACGGACAGCGCCACCGCCTCCGACGGCCAGAGCACCGATCCCTTCGAGGTGTTCATCGGCTCACCGGCCCCCGACGACCTCGACGGCCTCCTCCAGCGCACGGTCGAACGCGCCCGTGACATGCTCGACGGCGACTCCGCCTTCCTCCTCCTGGCCACCGACGACGAGACGGAGCTGGAGGTCCGCGCCTCCACGGGTCTGCCCTCCGCCCGCCAGCGCTTCGCGCGCGTGCCCGTCGAGGCCGGTCCGGGCCGCTACGGCTCGGCCCGGATGCCCGCCGTCCACGAGGACCTTCTCGCCGTCCCCGGCGCGGTCCCTCTGCTGAACGGCACGGGGATGCGCTCGGTCGTCACGGTTCCGCTGAAGGTCGAGGGCCGCCTGACCGGTTCCCTCGGCGTGGCGGCGGAGGCGCACGGCCGCTATTCCAACGAGGAGGCGCTACGCCTCCAGTTCGCGGCCGACCGCATCGCGCTGGCCGTGGAGTCGGCCCGTCTCGGCGAGCTGGAGCGCCTGCGCCGGGGCTCCCTCAGCTTCCTCGTCGAGGCCTCCGATCTCCTCGCCGGCACCCTGGACCGCGACCAGACCCTCGCCCTGATGGCTCAGATGACCGTGCCGACGCTGGCGACCTGGTGCGCGGTCTACACGATCGCCGACCAGGCCTCCGATCCCTATCTCTCCTACGTCCTGCACGAGGACGAGGAACTGATCGACGGCATCAAGTCGTTGCTCTCGAAGATCGCCCCGCCCGACCCGGTCCCCACGCCCGGCGCCCGGGTGTGGGCGGCCCCCGCCGCGGCGGCGCACGACGCGGCCCTGCGCAGTTCCATGCGCAGCCTCGGCCTGACCGGCGGGCCGACCCATCAGGTGGCCTCGGGCATCGGTCCCACCCTCGCCACGGCCTCCGCCGTCGGCGGCGAGACCGTCGTCCTCCCCCTGGTCGCCCGCAACCGCGTCATCGGCATGCTGACCCTCGGCAAGCCCACCGACGAGCACTTCCGCCAGGAGATCCTGGAACTGGCCGAGGACCTGAGCCGCCGAGCGGCCCTCGCCCTCGACAACGCCCGCCTGTACTCGGAGCGCACGGCCATCAGCCAGGCCCTCCAACGCAGCCTTCTCCCCCCGGAGACCCCCAAGATCGACGGCGTCGAGGTCGAGGTCATCTACCGGGCCGCCGGAGAGGGCAACGAGGTGGGCGGCGACTTCTACGACGTCTTCCCCATCAGCGAGGGCGTGTACGGCTTCGCCATCGGCGACGTCTGCGGCACGGGCCCCAACGCGGCGGCGGTCACCGGTCTCGCCCGCCACGCCCTTCGCCTCCTGGCCAGGGAAGGCCTGAGCGGCCCGGCCGTTCTCGAGCGTCTCAACTCCGCCATCCTGGACGAGGGCGCCCGCAGCCGCTTCCTGACCCTCCTCTACGGCGAGATGCGCCCGCACGAGGACGGCAGCGCGGAGTTGAAGGTCGTGTGCGCGGGCCACCCGCTGCCCCTCCGGCTGCGCCAGGACGGCACGGTCGAGCCGGCCGCCGAACCCCAGCCGCTGCTGGGCGTCATGGAGGACCTGGAGCTCTACGAGCAGACCGTCACCCTCGACCCGGGCGACGTCCTGCTCTGCGTCACCGACGGAGTCACCGAGCGCCGGGAGGGCACCCGCATGCTGGGGGACGACGGCCTCGCCGACGTCCTCACCACCTGCACGGGTCTCACGGCCGGCGCGGTCGCCGCCCGCATCATGCGCGCGGTGGAACGCTTCGCGTCCGACGCCCCGTCGGACGACATGGCGATCCTGGCCATGCGCGTGGCATAA
- a CDS encoding HAMP domain-containing protein, which yields MESGAATRGTKTRAKGGQSLSRPRTPRGGTTVVDTAALNRLLVALVSMREGNFRKRLTVSGDGVMSEIAAVFNEVADRNLHLTGELSRVRRMVGREGKLTERLETGACEGSWATAIDNSNALVDDLVRPVSEVGRVLSAVAEGDLSPRMELRTQTPDGAAGQPLRGEFLKVGRTVNNLVDQLSTFTDEVTRVASEVGTEGKLGGQAQVRGMSGSWKDLTESVNTMAYRLTAQVRDIALVTTAVAKGDLSRKVTVHVEGEMLELKNTVNTMVDQLSAFSVEVTRVAREVGTEGILGGQAQVSGVDGVWKELTDSVNTMAGNLTAQVRGIAEVTTAVANGDLSQKVTVSARGEVAQLADTINQMTETLRTFADEVTRVANEVGAAGQLGGQANVPGAAGTWKDLTDSVNTVFRNLTTQVRDIAAVTTAVASGDLSQKVTVDVAGEMLELKNTVNGMVDQLSAFGAEVTRVAREIGVEGELGGQAQVSGAAGTWKDLTDSVNTAFRNLTGQVRNIAQVTTAVANGDLSQKVTVDVSGEMAQLKNTVNTMVDQLSSFADQVTRMARDVGTEGRLGGQARVDGVSGTWKELTDSVNSMAGNLTSQVRNIAQVTTAVARGDLSQKIDVDARGEILELKNTINTMVDQLSAFADQVTRVARDVGTEGRLGGQAQVPGVAGVWRDLTDSVNGMAGNLTAQVRNIAQVATAVARGDLSQKITVDARGEILELKNTLNTMVDQLSSFAQEVTRVAREVGTEGQLGGQAEVQGVSGTWKDLTQSVNFMANNLTIQVRQIAEVTTAVAKGDLSKKITVDAKGEILELVTTVNTMVDQLSSFAEQVTRVAREVGTEGILGGQAHVPGVTGIWKDLSGNVNLMAKNLTMQVRNISQVAAAVANGDLTRQVTIEARGEVQQLADTFNTMVKTLSSFAEQVTKVAREVGTDGILGGQAHVPGVAGTWKDLTDSVNGMASNLTGQVRNIAMVTTAIAKGDLTKKIDIDARGEILELKTTINTMVDQLSSFAEEVTRVAREVGTEGQLGGQARVRDVDGTWRDLTESVNEMAGNLTRQVRAIARVATAVTRGDLNLKIDVDASGEIQELQDYINKMIANLRDTTIANKEQDWLKGNLARVSALMQGRRDLQDVASLIMSELPPLVAAQHGAFFLAMPPADGDADLYELRMLGSYGYSMGSMPSSFRPGEALVGTAAEEKRTILVANAPSGYLKISSGLGEAPPAQVIVLPVLFEGQVLGVIELASFTPFTQIQKDFLNQLAEMIATSVNTISVNTKTEQLLKQSQELTEQLRERSAELEQRQKALQASNAELEEKAELLAQQNRDIEVKNTEIEEARQVLEERAEQLAVSMRYKSEFLANMSHELRTPLNSLLILAKLLADNADTNLTPKQVEFAETIHGAGSDLLQLINDILDLSKVEAGKMDVSPTRIALVQLVDYVEATFRPLTAEKGLDLSVRVSPELPATLHTDEQRLLQVLRNLLSNAVKFTDSGSVELVIRPAGAEVPVAIREQLLEAGSLTDADAPLIAFSVTDTGIGIAASKMRVIFEAFKQADGTTSRKYGGTGLGLSISREIAQLLGGEIHAQSETGRGSTFTLYLPLHPSELPPQGYQQIVPALEAGDLVASENGAVEPSELSETEIQMPAEVKSYQDAQNGPAALFRRRRRLVSGEQVGRPEQWPSRGQQTGTQARPGIRFGGEKVLIVDDDIRNVFALTSVLEQHGLSVLYAENGREGIEVLEQHDDVAVVLMDIMMPEMDGYATTTAIRRMPQFSGLPIIALTAKAMKGDREKALESGASDYVTKPVDPDHLLTVMQQWMRGA from the coding sequence GTGGAGTCTGGCGCAGCGACGCGGGGCACTAAGACGCGCGCGAAAGGCGGACAGTCTCTGAGCAGGCCGCGTACACCACGTGGCGGGACGACTGTCGTGGACACGGCAGCTCTGAACCGGTTGCTGGTCGCTCTGGTGTCCATGCGGGAGGGAAACTTCCGCAAGCGGCTCACGGTCTCCGGCGACGGCGTGATGTCGGAGATCGCCGCCGTGTTCAACGAGGTGGCGGACCGCAATCTGCATCTCACGGGCGAGCTGTCGCGGGTGCGACGCATGGTGGGACGAGAGGGGAAGCTCACCGAGCGGCTGGAGACGGGTGCCTGTGAGGGGTCCTGGGCGACGGCAATCGACAACTCGAACGCGCTGGTCGACGACCTTGTCCGGCCGGTCTCCGAGGTCGGGCGGGTGCTGTCGGCGGTGGCCGAGGGCGATCTGTCGCCGCGCATGGAGCTCAGGACGCAGACGCCGGACGGGGCGGCCGGGCAGCCGTTGCGCGGCGAGTTCCTGAAGGTCGGGCGGACCGTCAACAACCTCGTCGACCAGTTGTCGACGTTCACCGACGAGGTCACGCGGGTGGCCAGCGAGGTGGGCACCGAGGGCAAGCTGGGCGGCCAGGCGCAGGTGCGCGGCATGTCCGGTTCGTGGAAGGACCTCACGGAGTCCGTCAACACCATGGCGTACCGGCTGACGGCGCAGGTGCGGGACATCGCGCTGGTGACGACGGCGGTGGCCAAGGGCGATCTGTCACGGAAGGTGACGGTTCACGTCGAGGGCGAGATGCTCGAGCTGAAGAACACCGTCAACACGATGGTGGACCAGCTCTCCGCGTTCTCGGTCGAGGTGACGCGGGTCGCCCGCGAGGTGGGCACCGAGGGCATCCTCGGCGGCCAGGCGCAGGTGTCCGGTGTGGACGGGGTGTGGAAGGAGCTCACCGATTCGGTGAACACCATGGCCGGGAACCTGACGGCCCAGGTGCGCGGGATCGCGGAGGTGACGACGGCGGTCGCCAACGGTGACCTGTCGCAGAAGGTGACGGTGTCGGCGCGCGGTGAGGTCGCGCAGCTCGCCGACACGATCAACCAGATGACCGAGACGCTGCGGACCTTCGCCGACGAGGTCACGCGCGTCGCCAACGAGGTGGGCGCGGCGGGGCAGCTGGGCGGCCAGGCGAACGTGCCGGGCGCGGCCGGCACCTGGAAGGACCTGACGGACTCCGTCAACACCGTGTTCCGTAACCTCACCACCCAGGTGCGGGACATCGCGGCCGTGACGACCGCCGTGGCCAGCGGAGACCTGTCGCAGAAGGTCACGGTGGACGTGGCCGGCGAGATGCTGGAGCTGAAGAACACCGTCAACGGGATGGTCGACCAGCTGTCGGCCTTCGGCGCCGAGGTCACGCGGGTGGCGCGGGAGATCGGCGTCGAGGGTGAGCTGGGCGGTCAGGCACAGGTGTCGGGCGCGGCCGGGACGTGGAAGGACCTGACGGACTCCGTCAACACGGCGTTCCGGAATCTCACCGGACAGGTGAGGAACATCGCGCAGGTCACCACGGCGGTGGCCAACGGCGACCTGTCGCAGAAGGTCACCGTGGACGTGTCCGGCGAGATGGCGCAGCTGAAGAACACCGTGAACACGATGGTGGACCAGCTGTCGTCCTTCGCCGACCAGGTGACGCGGATGGCCCGGGACGTGGGCACGGAGGGCCGGCTGGGCGGTCAGGCGCGGGTGGACGGCGTCTCGGGCACGTGGAAGGAGCTCACCGACTCCGTCAACTCCATGGCGGGGAACCTGACCTCGCAGGTGCGCAACATCGCGCAGGTGACGACGGCGGTGGCCCGGGGCGACCTGTCGCAGAAGATCGACGTGGACGCGCGCGGGGAGATCCTCGAGCTCAAGAACACCATCAACACGATGGTCGACCAGCTGTCCGCGTTCGCCGACCAGGTGACCCGGGTCGCGCGTGACGTGGGTACCGAGGGCCGGCTGGGCGGTCAGGCGCAGGTGCCCGGCGTGGCGGGTGTGTGGCGGGACCTGACGGACTCGGTGAACGGCATGGCCGGCAACCTCACCGCCCAGGTGCGCAACATCGCCCAGGTGGCCACTGCGGTGGCCCGCGGTGACCTCTCCCAGAAGATCACCGTGGACGCACGCGGAGAGATCCTGGAGCTGAAGAACACCCTGAACACGATGGTCGATCAGCTGTCGTCGTTCGCCCAGGAGGTCACGCGCGTGGCCCGTGAGGTGGGTACGGAGGGGCAGCTCGGCGGACAGGCCGAGGTGCAGGGCGTCTCCGGCACCTGGAAGGACCTCACGCAGTCGGTGAACTTCATGGCGAACAACCTGACCATTCAGGTGCGTCAGATCGCCGAGGTCACGACCGCGGTCGCCAAGGGCGACCTGTCGAAGAAGATCACGGTCGACGCCAAGGGCGAGATCCTGGAGCTCGTCACCACCGTCAACACGATGGTGGACCAGCTGTCGTCGTTCGCCGAGCAGGTGACCCGGGTGGCCCGCGAGGTGGGCACCGAGGGCATCCTGGGCGGCCAGGCGCACGTGCCCGGTGTCACGGGCATCTGGAAGGACCTCAGCGGCAACGTCAACCTGATGGCCAAGAACCTGACCATGCAGGTGCGCAACATCTCCCAGGTCGCGGCGGCCGTGGCCAACGGCGACCTGACGCGGCAGGTGACGATCGAGGCGCGCGGTGAGGTCCAGCAGCTCGCCGACACGTTCAACACCATGGTGAAGACGCTGAGTTCGTTCGCCGAGCAGGTCACGAAGGTGGCCCGTGAGGTGGGCACGGACGGCATCCTGGGCGGGCAGGCGCATGTGCCGGGTGTGGCGGGCACGTGGAAGGACCTCACCGACTCCGTGAACGGCATGGCGTCCAACCTGACCGGTCAGGTGCGCAACATCGCCATGGTGACGACGGCCATCGCCAAGGGTGACCTGACGAAGAAGATCGACATCGACGCGCGCGGGGAGATCCTCGAGCTGAAGACGACCATCAACACGATGGTCGACCAGCTGTCGTCGTTCGCCGAGGAGGTCACCCGCGTCGCCCGCGAGGTGGGCACCGAGGGGCAGCTGGGCGGTCAGGCACGCGTGCGTGACGTCGACGGCACCTGGCGTGACCTGACCGAGTCGGTGAACGAGATGGCCGGGAACCTGACCCGGCAGGTACGAGCCATCGCGCGCGTGGCGACTGCCGTGACGCGCGGCGACCTGAACCTGAAGATCGACGTGGACGCGTCCGGGGAGATCCAGGAGCTCCAGGACTACATCAACAAGATGATCGCCAACCTGCGCGACACCACGATCGCCAACAAGGAGCAGGACTGGCTCAAGGGCAACCTCGCGCGCGTGTCGGCTCTGATGCAGGGCCGGCGCGATCTGCAGGACGTGGCCTCGCTGATCATGAGCGAGCTGCCGCCCCTGGTGGCCGCGCAGCACGGTGCGTTCTTCCTGGCGATGCCGCCGGCGGACGGTGACGCCGATCTGTACGAGCTGCGGATGCTCGGCTCGTACGGCTACTCGATGGGATCGATGCCGTCGTCGTTCAGGCCTGGTGAGGCGCTGGTGGGTACGGCGGCCGAGGAGAAGCGCACGATCCTCGTCGCGAACGCCCCGAGCGGCTATCTGAAGATCTCCTCGGGGCTCGGCGAGGCGCCGCCCGCGCAGGTGATCGTGCTGCCGGTGCTGTTCGAGGGTCAGGTGCTCGGCGTGATCGAGCTGGCGTCGTTCACGCCGTTCACGCAGATCCAGAAGGACTTCCTCAACCAGCTCGCCGAGATGATCGCGACCAGCGTCAACACGATCTCCGTCAACACCAAGACGGAGCAGCTGCTGAAGCAGTCGCAGGAGCTGACCGAGCAACTGCGTGAGCGGTCGGCCGAGTTGGAGCAGCGGCAGAAGGCGCTGCAGGCGTCCAACGCCGAACTGGAGGAGAAGGCCGAGCTGCTGGCCCAGCAGAACCGCGACATCGAGGTGAAGAACACCGAGATCGAGGAGGCGCGGCAGGTGCTGGAGGAGCGCGCCGAGCAGCTCGCGGTGTCGATGCGCTACAAGAGCGAGTTCCTGGCGAACATGTCGCACGAGCTGCGGACGCCGCTGAACTCGCTGCTGATCCTCGCCAAGCTGCTCGCCGACAACGCGGACACCAACCTGACGCCGAAGCAGGTCGAGTTCGCCGAGACGATCCACGGGGCCGGTTCCGACCTGCTCCAGCTGATCAACGACATCCTCGACCTGTCGAAGGTCGAGGCGGGCAAGATGGACGTGTCGCCGACGCGGATCGCGCTCGTGCAGCTCGTGGACTACGTGGAGGCCACCTTCCGCCCGCTGACCGCGGAGAAGGGCCTCGACCTGTCGGTGCGGGTGTCGCCGGAGCTGCCGGCCACGCTGCACACCGACGAGCAGCGGCTTCTCCAGGTGCTGCGGAACCTGCTGTCCAACGCGGTGAAGTTCACCGACTCCGGGTCGGTGGAGCTGGTCATCAGGCCGGCCGGGGCGGAGGTGCCGGTGGCGATCCGCGAGCAGCTGCTCGAGGCGGGTTCGCTGACCGACGCGGACGCGCCGCTGATCGCGTTCTCGGTGACCGACACCGGCATCGGGATCGCGGCCAGCAAGATGCGGGTGATCTTCGAGGCGTTCAAGCAGGCGGACGGCACCACCAGCCGCAAGTACGGCGGTACGGGCCTCGGGCTGTCGATCTCGCGGGAGATCGCGCAGTTGCTCGGCGGTGAGATCCACGCGCAGAGCGAGACGGGCCGTGGGTCGACGTTCACGCTGTATTTGCCGCTGCACCCGAGCGAGCTGCCGCCACAGGGCTACCAGCAGATCGTGCCCGCCCTGGAGGCCGGTGACCTGGTGGCCTCCGAGAACGGAGCGGTGGAGCCGTCGGAGCTGTCCGAGACCGAGATCCAGATGCCGGCCGAGGTGAAGTCGTACCAGGACGCGCAGAACGGCCCGGCGGCTCTTTTCCGGCGCCGTCGGCGGCTGGTGAGCGGTGAGCAGGTCGGCAGGCCGGAGCAGTGGCCGTCCCGCGGACAGCAGACGGGGACGCAGGCGCGCCCGGGCATCCGCTTCGGCGGTGAGAAGGTGCTGATCGTCGACGACGACATCCGCAACGTGTTCGCGCTGACCAGCGTCCTTGAGCAGCACGGCCTGTCGGTGCTGTACGCGGAGAACGGCCGGGAGGGCATCGAGGTCCTGGAGCAGCACGACGACGTGGCGGTCGTCCTGATGGACATCATGATGCCCGAGATGGACGGCTATGCGACGACGACGGCGATCCGGCGGATGCCGCAGTTCTCGGGGTTGCCGATCATCGCGCTGACCGCGAAGGCGATGAAGGGCGACCGGGAGAAGGCGCTCGAGTCGGGTGCCTCCGACTACGTGACGAAGCCCGTCGACCCCGATCACCTGCTGACCGTGATGCAGCAGTGGATGCGGGGCGCGTGA